The segment CAGCCGCGCAAGCCTGCCTTTGAGGACGGCGTGATCGGTGATTATATCGTACTATCGGAGGAGCATGCGGTTCTGCATGTGTAACAGGCTCGGCTTGGGGAGTCCAGAAGAACGCTCCAAGCCGAAATATGAGCCCCTAAATACGAAATATGAGGCCTTTTACCGGGTATCTAAAACGCATACAATACATACATAGAGATGAAAACGCTTCACAATAAAGATAGGTATTTTGGAGGTCCATACGATGGAGAACAAACGAAACACCAAGCCGGATCCGGCCATGGCGCCGCTTATTCCGGCGTCAATCGAAACCGGTTCAGGTCGTAAACATTCACTCTGGAGGAAGTTTGTAGCCCAGCGTCATCTGCAGACCATGGCCCTGCTCGGTGTAGTCTGGATGATCATCTTCAACTACATCCCGATTTATGGCTTGATTATTTCCTTCAAGGAATATAACATCGTCAAGTCGATTGCCGAAGCCCCATGGGTGGGCCTGCAGCATTTCAGAGAACTGTTCGACGACGACGAGCTGCCCAATGTTATACGCAATACGCTGGGAATCAGTCTGATCAAGCTGATTATCGGATTTCCGCTGCCGATTATATTCGCTTTATTTCTTAATGAGGTCCGTTCCCTCCGCTATAAGAAGGCGATTCAGACGATCTCTTATCTGCCGCATTTCCTCTCCTGGGTCGTGCTTGGCGGGATTCTGGCCACCTGGCTGGCTGATGTAGGGATTGTCAATAATATCCTGATGGCGCTGCATATCATTGACCAGCCGATTACGTATCTGGCAGAGCCAAGCTACTTCTGGACCATTATTATTAGCTCCGACATCTGGAAAGAGCTGGGATGGTCAGCGATTATCTATCTGGCGGCGATCGCCGGTGTCTCTCCGGAGATGTATGAGGCGGCGACGATTGACGGAGCCGGGCGGTTCCAGAAAATGTGGTTCGTCACGCTGCCGTCCGTCCGGGGCACGATCAGCATTCTATTCATTCTCGCGGTCAGCGGGGTGCTGAGCTCCAACTTCGACCAGATTCTGGTGCTGCGCAACTCGCTGAATGACAGTGCTTCTAACGTCATTGACTACTATATTTATCAGACAGGTATTGTTTCTAACCGCTTCTCCTACTCTGCGGCGGTCACTCTGGTTAAGGCGGTCATTGCACTGATTCTGCTGCTGATTGCTAACCAGGTATCCAAAAAAATCAACGACACGTCGCTGTTCTAGAACAAGGAGGATCTATCTATGTTTGCACTCAAACGCAGAACCAAAGGCGAAGTCATCTTCGACATCATCAATAATCTGGTCATGCTCTGCGTCTGCTTCCTGACGCTCTATCCGATCTGGTATGTGCTGGTCAACGCCTTCAATGACGGCAATGACGCCATGCTGGGCGGAATCTACTGGTGGCCGCGAATCATTACACTGAAGAACTTCGAGGCGGTCTTCGCAAGTCCGGGCATTATGCTGGCGATGGCCATTACCGTAGCCAAAACGGCGCTTGGCGTCGTCGTCCATGTATTCTTCACGGCGATGGTGGCGTATGCGTTATCCCGCAGGGATCTGGTCGGCGGCAAAATCTACATCCTGATCGGTACCATCACCCTGTTCTTCAACGGCGGGCTGATTCCGACCTTCCTGCTGAACCGTGACCTGCATCTGCTCGATAATTTCCTGGTGTATATCATTCCAGTCATGTTCAGCTTCTTCGACCTCATTATCTTCATGACGTTCTTCCGGGAGATACCGGATGGCCTCGATGAGGCGGCGCGGATTGACGGGGCTAACGACTGGTCGATTCTGCTGCGGATTGTGCTTCCGGTCTCCATGCCGGTCATCGCCACCATCGCCCTGTTCCACGGGGTCTACCAGTGGAATGATTATTTTACAGGCATTATCTATATCAACAATGTGGATCTTCAGCCGATTCAGACCTATCTGTTCCGGGTCGTGGCCCAGTCCAGCTCCAATACGATGATGACCGCTGTCCAGGGCAGCGCGGCTACAAGAACGGTCACCTCACAGTCGATTAAGCTGGCTACCATGGTCGTGACCACACTGCCGATCGTGTTCGTCTATCCGTTCCTGCAGCGTTATTTTGTCAAAGGCATGATGATTGGTTCGATCAAGGGCTAAGCATCTGCAAGCCACAGGTAACTCCTCCAACGCCCGGGTGTCTGAAGGGCTACGGGGTTGAGCTTATAAATATTATGATCTAGAAAAGGGGTAAACAAATGGGCATGAAACATAAGCCGAAGAAAACGGTCCTGCTGCTCTTGGGACTCATGATGGCCTTCTCTGTTACGGGCTGTGGCAGCAAGGATAACGCCGCGGGCGGAAACACGGGGAATAATAAGCCGGCGAACACGGAGGCTACAACTGCACCTGCAACAGACAGCGCAACACCGGCACCTGCGGCTTCGGCCGATGAACCGGGCTGGAAGAGCGATACTTCACCGATTACTTTTGACTGGTATCTGAACTTTGCCTGGTTCCCGAATAAATGGGGTGTAGACCCGACCTCCCAATATGTGACGAAAAAGACCGGCGTAAATATCAACTTCATCGTTCCGGCGGGCAATGAGAACGAGAAGCTGAACACATTGATGGCTTCCGGCAAGCTGCCGGACTTCATTACACTCGGCTACTGGGAAGATGCGATTAAAAAAATGGTGGAAGGCGATCTTGTACTTCCGCTGAACAAGCTGGCGGATGAATATGACCCTTACTTCTACAAGGTATCGGATAAGGATAAGCTGGGCTGGTATACTCAGCCGGACGGCAATGTCTACGGCTACCCGAACTCTTCGTCCTCTCCGGCCGATTATAAGCAATACGGCGACACCTATGTATCCAACCAGACCTTTGCTGTCCGCAAGGACATCTATGAAGCCATCGGCAGCCCGGATATGCGTACACCTGAAGGCTTCCTCGCCGCGCTGAAAGCGGCGCAGGAGAAATTCCCTCAGGTGAACGGCCAGCCGCTGATTCCGCTCGGTCTGCATGAGTTCACCGAGAACGGCAACGACTCGCTGGAAGGCTACATTCAGAACTTCCTGAACATCCCTTGGGAAAAAGACGGCAAGGTCTATGACCGTGAGACTGATCCTGAGTATGTTCGCTGGATGAAGACCCTCCGCCAGGCAAACCAGGACGGACTCTTGGCAAAGGATATCTTCATTGACAAGCGTGCGCAAATGGAAGAAAAAATCGTACAGGGACGCTACTTCGCAATGCTCTATCAGCGTACAGATTTTGCTTCGCAGCTCGGTACAATTTTCCAGAAAAACCCTGATCAAGTGTACATTGCAGTAGACGGACCGGCCAACACCAAGATGGACCCGCCTGCACTGAACGGCCCTGGGATCTCCGGCTGGACGGTGACCCTGATCTCCAAGAATGTGAAGGATAAAGCGCGTGCGATTAAATTCCTCAGCTATCTGAACAGTGAGGAAGGCAACAAGGATCTTTATCTGGGCGAAAAAGGGGTCAGCTATGATACAATTGACGGCAAGGATCAATTCCTGCCTGAGGCGCTGAAGCTGATGAACACCGACCGCGGAGCCTTCGATAAGCAGTACGGTTCATCCTTCACCTTCTGGATGATGCAGAACACCAATATTACCGATCAATGGAAGCCGGAATCTGTAGAGCCATACAAACAACTGGAAGACTGGACGAAGGGCAAATCGGTCAATACCTCCGAATTCCAATTGATTGACCCTACCGGCAACTCGCCGGAAGGCATTATCGCGACCAAGCTGAAACAGCTTCGCGGCAAAACCATGCCGAAGCTGCTGATGGCGGATTCCGATGCAGACTTCGATAAGATCTGGAGCGATTATCTCGCCAAGAAAGAAAAGGACGGCCAGGCGACCTTCGATGCCTACCGCCAGACGAAATATGAAGAGAACAAAAAGAAACTCGGAATGTAAGTTTTAAAATATAAGACCCATTGGCCCGCAGACTGCGGGCTTTTGGGCTATTTTCAAGAGGTGAGCATGCGCGAACGAACAGGGGCATTATGGAATTCCTTCCGCTATTGGTGGGGGCGGAGATCACTGCAGAGCCGGCTGATTGCTGCATATATCTTCATTATTCTGGGACCCAGCCTGCTGGTGTCCCTCTATTCGTACAGAGCGATCAATAATACTTATAAGCGGGATTCCATTGAGAAGAACAGCTATCTCCTTCAGATGGAGAAGCTGTATGTGCTGAACCAGATTGAAGCGATGGAGCGGGTCGCCCAGATGGCTTCCTCGGATAAAGGGGTGGAGAGCTATCTGGTCAGCGAGGACGATCCCCCGCTGGGCGAGCTGATCGATTTCAATACGACCACCTATGTGAGCTTGAGTCAGATGCAGTTTAACAATCCGAATATCGAGCATCTGCGGCTGTTCTCCGGCAGCAGCAATGTACATGAGCTGTGGCCGGTCATCTTTCGGGAGGACCGGGTATCCAGGGAGCCGTGGTTTCAGAAGGCGCTGCAGTTGGAAGGAGGCTATTATTGGTCCTTTCAGAAGAGAGATCCCGACCTTATGAAGCGCTACTCGGGGGAAGTGGAGGCGGGTCCGGCCAAGGTCTCGCTGCTGAAGGAGATCAGTATTCCTGCCGGGCACCATGTCGGGATGGTCCAGGTCGATATGCTGCTGAGCAAGTTCGCGCCGAAGGCGTTCACCACTGTGCAGGACAATGAATCGCAGATGATGATCGCCGATGAGGAGCTGAACCTGTTCTCCAGGACGGATCACTCTTTTTTGCAGGAGAATCCGGGACTAGCTGAAGCGGTAAAGGAACGGCTGGCCGATTATCGTAAGACCGGGGAATGGGCGATGGATTACCAGGAGAACGGCAATTCCTTCCTGCTCATTCAGACCCCGCTGGAGCAGATTGACGCCTCGCTGGTAACGGTGGTCTCGATGAAGGGGTTAATGAAGGATATTTCGCATACCCGTAACCTGATTGTAGGGGCGAATATCGGCTTCCTGTTCCTGGTTACCGTCATTACGTATGTGATGAATGCCTTCATTCTGAAGAATCTCCGCCGTCTGACGGACACGATGAAGAAAGTGCGCCGGGGCGAGCCGTATGGCAGCATCCGCATCAGCGGGGGCGGCGAGGTCGGGGAGCTGGCGCATCATTTCTCCAAGCTCATGAATACGATTAATACGCTGGTTGCCCAGGCAGTTCATAAGCAGGCGCTATCCAAAGAGGCGGAGCTGCGCACCCTGCATAATCAGATCGATGCCCACTTCCTCTACAATACGCTGGAGAATATCAAAATGCTGGCGGAAATCGAGAACCAGCGGACGATCTCAGATGCATTGACCCGGCTGGGGGGCATGATGCGTTATAATTTCAAGTGGAGCGGAGAATACGTGAAGCTGAGGGACGAGATCCGCCATATTGAGAATTATGTGGAGGTTATGAACATCAGGTTCGAGCATACCATCCGGTTAGAGCTGGATATTGACAGCGCTTATCTGGAGGTGGAGGTGCTTAAGATGTCGCTGCAGCCGATTGTCGAGAACAGTGTGAAGCATGCCTGGAACGCGGACGGAGTCGAGCTTACGGACCGGGTGGTGCGGATTGATCTGACGGAGGTCGGGACGGAGATTCTAATTGTGGTGCGCGACAATGGTCTGGGACTGACGCCGGAGCGGCTGCTTGCGCTGCATGAGGCGATCTATGCGAAGGAGGAGCCTGGAGCGGACGCTTCCGGGATCAGCAGCGGTGGATATAAGGCTGGAGGCGTCGGGCTGCGCAATGTGCATCAGCGCCTGCAGCTCTTTTACGGGGAAGCCTATGGACTGGAAGTGCAGAGCGAAGCAGGGAAGTGGACAGCAGTGTACATGTCTCTGCCCAAAGTTCTATTGACAGGGGATAATCAGCGATGACAAATCTGATGATTGTGGATGATGAGAGAATGATCCGTCAAGGTCTGAAGGCGATGATCGAACGGGAATATCCGTCGGTCTACAATATATTGCTGGCGGGGAACGGCGCAGAGGCACTGGAGCAGTACAAGCGGGAGCGGCAGGATGTGATTATCACCGATATCCGGATGCCGATCATGGATGGAATTACGCTGCTGGCGCGGCTGTCTGCGGAAGCAGGGCCGGGTGGAGCTCCGGCTGTGATTATTCTCAGCGGCCATGATGATTTCGAATATGCCAAAAGCGCAATCCGCTACCGCGTCAAGGATTATCTGCTCAAGCCGATCCGCCGCGAGGAGCTGTTCGAGATTCTGGAGCGGATAGCCAAGGAAGGGGCGGAGCGGGAATCCAGCAGCCATAAGCAGCAGCAGGAAGCAGAGGGCTACCGCCGCGAGCTGCGGGCAGCCCGTCTGCGCAGCCTCCTGATGCAGCAGGAGGGCGAGGTATCGGCGGCCCAGCAGGAGGAGCTTGCGGGGCTGGCACTGCCTTTTACAGTAGGGGTGCTGAACTATTATCACAGTGACGGTACACGTATGAAGCCTGGAGAGGTGCAGGGGCTGCTGGAGCAGCTGGACGGACCGCTGGAACATAAATTCAAGGAGATCCTGACGGACGGGGACGGGAAGCTGGTGCTGGTCGGAGAGGGGGAGAGCTTCCTGGAGCTGGCAAAGAAGGCCGAGTCCAAGGAGTTAACGCGGCTGCTGCTCGGAATCAGCAGGGAGAGCCGCAGCGCCGAGCAGTTCCGCGCCTGTTATCTGGAGGCTTGCCGGGCGCTGGAATACACCTTCCTGTCGCCGCAGGCCAGCTTCGTGGACTATGCGGATATTCAGGCCGGACGGCTGAGCTTCCCTTCCCCGGAGGAGGAGCTACGCAAGCTGCTTAATATGCTGGGGACCGGGCGGGAGAAGGAGATTAAGGCGCTGCTTAGCGCTGTTTTTCAGACGGAGCATCTGCTGAGGCTGGATCTGAGTTACCTGGAGAATGTAGGGCGGAGTATGAATGAACGCGTACTGGATGAGGTGTTCCGTGCGCACGGCGAAGCTTCGGTGGAGGTGCTGAAGCTCTACCGCCAAGTGGGCAACCTGCATAATTTCCGCCATTTCCACGACTATTACCGTGCGCTTGAGCATCTGCTCCTGAGCGTTAACGATTATATTCTAGGCATCAAATCCGCCCACACGGAGCATGCCGATATGGAGGAAGCGCTGGCTTATATCGAAGCGAATTATGCCCGCCCGCTGAACATGGCGATGGTCAGTAACTATGTATCTCTCAACTATTCATATTTCAGTGAAGCGTTCAAGGCTTACACCGGGGAGAGCTTCGTGCTGTATCTCAAAAAAGTCCGCATCCGCCATGCCAAAGAGCTGCTGGCCGATAACCGGGTCAAGCTGGCCTCCGTCTCCGAGTCCGTCGGCTTCGAGAACAGCAAGCAGTTCGCGCGGGTATTCAAGGAGCTGGAGGGCATCTCTCCCGGGGAATTCCGGGCGAAGCTGCTGATGGGGCGTTATCCCGGCCAGGCCGAGGATAAGGAGTCTTAGGGCGGGAGCAAGTGCAGGTGCAGGTGCAGGTGCAGGTGCAGGTGCAGGTGCAGGTGCAAGAGTAGGTGCGGGTGTAAGAGCAGGTGTAAGTGCAGTAGCGGCAGGTGCAAGTGCAGTAGCGGCAGGTGCAAGTGCAGTAGCGGCAGGTGCAAGTGCAGTAGCGGCAGGTGTAAGTGCAGTAGCGGCAGGTGCAAGTGCAGGGGGGCCACGGGCGTAAGATAAGGCCGGTTGGCAAGGCCGCCGGTTCTGGTCTATGATAGGAGAGATGAACGGCTGGGAGGTGACTTACAATGGAGGAAGTACAAGGAACATTGATTACAGTAGACAGGCTTGCCGCCGACTTCCGGCGGCTGGGTGTGCAGGAGGGGATGACGCTGCTACTGCACTCCTCCTTGAAGTCACTCGGGCAGTGGGTAGCAGGCGGACCCGTTGCCGTGATCCTCGCGCTGGAGCAGGTGCTGGGCGAGGAGGGAACGCTGGTGATGCCGACGCAATCCTCGGATCTGACCGATCCGTCAGGCTGGAGCAGACCGCCAGTGCCGGAGGCCTGGTGGCCGGAGATCCGGGAGCATATGCCGGCGTACGACCCTGACCTCACTCCTATCAGAGGCATGGGGATTATCCCGGACTGCTTCCGCAAGCAGCGGGGGGTGCGGCGCAGCAGCCATCCGATTGATTCTTTTGCCGCCTGGGGGAAGCACCGGGATGTCATTATTGACGGCCATGGCCTGGAATATGCCTTCGGAGAGCGGTCGCCGCTGGCCCGGATCTATGAGCTGGGAGGAAGCGTGCTGCTGCTGGGCGTGGACCATGGGAACAATACCTCGCTGCATCTGGCGGAGCACCGGGCGGATTATGCCGGGAAGCAGGAGGTTATCGCAGGTGCTCCGATGCTGGTGGATGGCGTCCGGCAATGGGTGGAGTTCAGTGATTACAACTGGAATTCAGATGATTTCGCTGAGCTTGGTGCGGACTTTGACAAGGAGACCGGGCGGATTGCCAAGAGCTTCATTGCAGCTTCTGCGGCACAGCTGGTCCCCCAGCGGGAGATTGTCGATTATGGGGTGAAGTGGCTGGAGCACCGCCGCAGGTAATTATCGATACATACTTGGGTAAAGGGGAATCAGAATTCATGACTACTACGGTGTATATTACAAGACACGGGCAGACGGAATGGAATGTGCAGAAGCGGATGCAGGGCCATCAGGATTCGCCGCTTACGCCGCTGGGCGTCCAGCAGGCGGAGTGGCTGAGTAAGAGCCTGCAGGATATCCATCTGGACGCGGTCTATGCCAGCTCCAGCCCCCGGGCGCTGCGGACGGCACAGATTATCCGGGGCGGGCGGGAGATCCCGCTTACCGCCTATGATGAATTCAAAGAGATTAACCTCGGCATCTGGGAAGGCAAGGAGGCCGGTGAGCTGGAGGAGCAGTACCCGGAGCAGCACCAGTTATTTTTGGGGGACCCGGCGCTGTTCAGCATCCAGGGCGGCGAGACCTTCGCAGCAGTGCAGGAGCGTGCGCTCAGCAAGCTGCGTGAGCTCATAGATCTGCATGAAGGCGGCACGATCCTTATTGCCACCCATACGGTAGTAGTGAAGGTGTTGATGGCTTATTTTGAAGACCGGGCTATGGACAAGCTATGGGATCTGCCCTACATTCACCCTACCTGCCTTTGCAGAATTGATATTACTGACGGCGTGCCGGAGATTGTGCTGCACGGGGACACCAGTCATTATGTGACCAGTGAGGGCGGGCTGGAGTCCTGAGCAGCAGTTACTGGATAGCAGCACAGCAGGTAGAGTTACGATAAACAGGCGATGCGCATGTGGCATCGCCTGTTTGGCGTGGTGCGGTGTAAGGCGTGGATGACGTCGTGCGGCGTGTATAGTGAGAGGTAATGCTGCATGAAATACAACACTGGAGCTCAATAGGGGCTGCCTGCGTGGAGATCCTGCACGAAATGCAACACTGGAGCACGATAGGGGCTGCTTGCGCGGACATCCTGCACGACATGCAACAATCCAGCTCCCACTCGCCCCGAATCGCCGGAAATCCTGCAATAGTTGCAACAATGCGTCATAGCCAGTAACAAATTAGAAAAAATCCTGCATAATGTGCAACACTGGAGCACGATAGGGGCTGCTTGCGCGGACATCCTGCACGAAATGCAACAATCCAGCTCCCACTCGCCCCGAATCGCCGGAAATCCTGCAATAGTTGCAACAATGCGCCATAGCCAGTAACAAATTAGAAAAAATCCTGCACATTGTGCAACACTGGAGCACGATAGGGGCTGCTTGCGCAGAAATCCTGCACGAAATGCAACAATCCAGCTCCCACTCGCCCCGAATCGCCCGAATTCCTGCAAATGTTGCAACAATATGCCACAGCCCGTAACAAATTAGAAAAAATCCTGCACATTGTGCAACACTGGAGCACGATAGGGGCTGCTTGCGCAGAAATCCTGCACGAAATGCAACAATCCAGCTCCCACTCGCCCCGAATCGCCTAAATTCCTGCAAAAGTTGCAACAATGCGCCACAGCCAGTAACAAATTAAGAAAAATCCTGCACATTGTGCAACACTGGAGCACGATAGGGGCTGCCTGCGCGGAGATCCTGCACGAAATGCAACACTGCGGCTCTCACTCGCCCCGAATCGCCTGAAATCCTGCAATAGTTGCAACAATGCGCCATAGCCAGTAACAAATTAGAAAAAATCCTGCATAATGTGCAACACTGGAGCACGATAGGGGCTGCTTGCGCGGACATCCTGCACGAAATGCAACAATCCAGCTCGATAGGAACGACCTGCGCGGACATCCTGCATGAAATGCAACGCTGCCAGCTCCTTGAGGTCCATCTACATAGAGATCTTGCCCGTCAGTGCAGCCTCTCTGCGCTGACGGTCCCGCTGCTCCAGCACAGACAGGTCGCCGTCCAGCGCCTTCAGGCCGGGCAGGCGCAGGGCCACTCCGGCGTAGAGCGCCGGAAGCAGGCCTGCGGCAAGCAAAAGAACAGGAACCCCATACAGCTCGGCGACCGCACCGGCTGCCAGGGCACCAATCGGCGACAGGCTTCCGCCAATCAGGAAGCGGACCGAGTTGACCCGGCCCTGAAGCTGGCCGGGCACGAGCCGCCCGTGCAGGGAGGAACTCAGGGAGCTGAAGAAGGGCCCCATCAGTCCGGCAGCGAATACGGCGAACAAGGCGAAGGCATAGCTGGGGATGAAGCCCCACAGCATGGTGACGATGCCTGACAAGCCCAGGCTGCCCAGCATGACAGCGCGCCGCTGCTTAATCTCGCCCAAGATAGAGATGACCCCGAGTCCGGTGAGATACCCAAGCGCAGAGGCTGTAGACAGCGTGCCTACAGCCGCCGCATCGCGGTGCAGCACCTCGCGGACATAAGGGACCATCATCGTCCATATGGCTGTGGAGCTAAGATTGCTGACGGCAGCCATCATCATGATCGTCAGCATGGCGGGGAACCGCCGGTAGAATGAGAAGCCTTCGGCCACCTCCCGCAGATAGCCGGATCTGGAGGCGGCAGCGGCAGGCGGACCGGCGGGCTTGCCCATCCGGGGCAGCCACAGTAGCATGGCAATCGCAGCTATGTAACAGACGGCGTTGACCCCGAGTGCAGGCAAGGCGCCGCTGGCTGCGGTCAGGATGCCGGCAAGGGCCGGTCCGAGCAGCGCGGCGGCACCCTTGCAGCCGTCAATGATGGCGAAGGCGCGCATCAGCTTGCCGGTCCCGGCAACGCCGGGGATGACGGCCATGGCCGTCGGCAGGAACAGCGCGGAGCAGGCGCCGCTCAGGCTGGCAGCAGCGAACAGCTGCCAGAGCTGGAGATGCCCGGCGAGGCCCATGCCGAGCGGAAGCAGGAGCGCCAGCAGCCGAAGCACGG is part of the Paenibacillus sp. FSL M7-0420 genome and harbors:
- a CDS encoding ABC transporter permease, giving the protein MENKRNTKPDPAMAPLIPASIETGSGRKHSLWRKFVAQRHLQTMALLGVVWMIIFNYIPIYGLIISFKEYNIVKSIAEAPWVGLQHFRELFDDDELPNVIRNTLGISLIKLIIGFPLPIIFALFLNEVRSLRYKKAIQTISYLPHFLSWVVLGGILATWLADVGIVNNILMALHIIDQPITYLAEPSYFWTIIISSDIWKELGWSAIIYLAAIAGVSPEMYEAATIDGAGRFQKMWFVTLPSVRGTISILFILAVSGVLSSNFDQILVLRNSLNDSASNVIDYYIYQTGIVSNRFSYSAAVTLVKAVIALILLLIANQVSKKINDTSLF
- a CDS encoding carbohydrate ABC transporter permease, yielding MFALKRRTKGEVIFDIINNLVMLCVCFLTLYPIWYVLVNAFNDGNDAMLGGIYWWPRIITLKNFEAVFASPGIMLAMAITVAKTALGVVVHVFFTAMVAYALSRRDLVGGKIYILIGTITLFFNGGLIPTFLLNRDLHLLDNFLVYIIPVMFSFFDLIIFMTFFREIPDGLDEAARIDGANDWSILLRIVLPVSMPVIATIALFHGVYQWNDYFTGIIYINNVDLQPIQTYLFRVVAQSSSNTMMTAVQGSAATRTVTSQSIKLATMVVTTLPIVFVYPFLQRYFVKGMMIGSIKG
- a CDS encoding extracellular solute-binding protein, with the protein product MGMKHKPKKTVLLLLGLMMAFSVTGCGSKDNAAGGNTGNNKPANTEATTAPATDSATPAPAASADEPGWKSDTSPITFDWYLNFAWFPNKWGVDPTSQYVTKKTGVNINFIVPAGNENEKLNTLMASGKLPDFITLGYWEDAIKKMVEGDLVLPLNKLADEYDPYFYKVSDKDKLGWYTQPDGNVYGYPNSSSSPADYKQYGDTYVSNQTFAVRKDIYEAIGSPDMRTPEGFLAALKAAQEKFPQVNGQPLIPLGLHEFTENGNDSLEGYIQNFLNIPWEKDGKVYDRETDPEYVRWMKTLRQANQDGLLAKDIFIDKRAQMEEKIVQGRYFAMLYQRTDFASQLGTIFQKNPDQVYIAVDGPANTKMDPPALNGPGISGWTVTLISKNVKDKARAIKFLSYLNSEEGNKDLYLGEKGVSYDTIDGKDQFLPEALKLMNTDRGAFDKQYGSSFTFWMMQNTNITDQWKPESVEPYKQLEDWTKGKSVNTSEFQLIDPTGNSPEGIIATKLKQLRGKTMPKLLMADSDADFDKIWSDYLAKKEKDGQATFDAYRQTKYEENKKKLGM
- a CDS encoding cache domain-containing sensor histidine kinase, which codes for MRERTGALWNSFRYWWGRRSLQSRLIAAYIFIILGPSLLVSLYSYRAINNTYKRDSIEKNSYLLQMEKLYVLNQIEAMERVAQMASSDKGVESYLVSEDDPPLGELIDFNTTTYVSLSQMQFNNPNIEHLRLFSGSSNVHELWPVIFREDRVSREPWFQKALQLEGGYYWSFQKRDPDLMKRYSGEVEAGPAKVSLLKEISIPAGHHVGMVQVDMLLSKFAPKAFTTVQDNESQMMIADEELNLFSRTDHSFLQENPGLAEAVKERLADYRKTGEWAMDYQENGNSFLLIQTPLEQIDASLVTVVSMKGLMKDISHTRNLIVGANIGFLFLVTVITYVMNAFILKNLRRLTDTMKKVRRGEPYGSIRISGGGEVGELAHHFSKLMNTINTLVAQAVHKQALSKEAELRTLHNQIDAHFLYNTLENIKMLAEIENQRTISDALTRLGGMMRYNFKWSGEYVKLRDEIRHIENYVEVMNIRFEHTIRLELDIDSAYLEVEVLKMSLQPIVENSVKHAWNADGVELTDRVVRIDLTEVGTEILIVVRDNGLGLTPERLLALHEAIYAKEEPGADASGISSGGYKAGGVGLRNVHQRLQLFYGEAYGLEVQSEAGKWTAVYMSLPKVLLTGDNQR
- a CDS encoding response regulator transcription factor, with the protein product MTNLMIVDDERMIRQGLKAMIEREYPSVYNILLAGNGAEALEQYKRERQDVIITDIRMPIMDGITLLARLSAEAGPGGAPAVIILSGHDDFEYAKSAIRYRVKDYLLKPIRREELFEILERIAKEGAERESSSHKQQQEAEGYRRELRAARLRSLLMQQEGEVSAAQQEELAGLALPFTVGVLNYYHSDGTRMKPGEVQGLLEQLDGPLEHKFKEILTDGDGKLVLVGEGESFLELAKKAESKELTRLLLGISRESRSAEQFRACYLEACRALEYTFLSPQASFVDYADIQAGRLSFPSPEEELRKLLNMLGTGREKEIKALLSAVFQTEHLLRLDLSYLENVGRSMNERVLDEVFRAHGEASVEVLKLYRQVGNLHNFRHFHDYYRALEHLLLSVNDYILGIKSAHTEHADMEEALAYIEANYARPLNMAMVSNYVSLNYSYFSEAFKAYTGESFVLYLKKVRIRHAKELLADNRVKLASVSESVGFENSKQFARVFKELEGISPGEFRAKLLMGRYPGQAEDKES
- a CDS encoding aminoglycoside N(3)-acetyltransferase produces the protein MEEVQGTLITVDRLAADFRRLGVQEGMTLLLHSSLKSLGQWVAGGPVAVILALEQVLGEEGTLVMPTQSSDLTDPSGWSRPPVPEAWWPEIREHMPAYDPDLTPIRGMGIIPDCFRKQRGVRRSSHPIDSFAAWGKHRDVIIDGHGLEYAFGERSPLARIYELGGSVLLLGVDHGNNTSLHLAEHRADYAGKQEVIAGAPMLVDGVRQWVEFSDYNWNSDDFAELGADFDKETGRIAKSFIAASAAQLVPQREIVDYGVKWLEHRRR
- a CDS encoding histidine phosphatase family protein, whose translation is MTTTVYITRHGQTEWNVQKRMQGHQDSPLTPLGVQQAEWLSKSLQDIHLDAVYASSSPRALRTAQIIRGGREIPLTAYDEFKEINLGIWEGKEAGELEEQYPEQHQLFLGDPALFSIQGGETFAAVQERALSKLRELIDLHEGGTILIATHTVVVKVLMAYFEDRAMDKLWDLPYIHPTCLCRIDITDGVPEIVLHGDTSHYVTSEGGLES
- a CDS encoding MFS transporter, which gives rise to MQKRSYYGLLSTVSLSAFGDAFGLLAMEWLVYDLTGSKVAMGALALSSMIPEQVLRLLGSPLSDRLPRVRFMACLAVLRLLALLLPLGMGLAGHLQLWQLFAAASLSGACSALFLPTAMAVIPGVAGTGKLMRAFAIIDGCKGAAALLGPALAGILTAASGALPALGVNAVCYIAAIAMLLWLPRMGKPAGPPAAAASRSGYLREVAEGFSFYRRFPAMLTIMMMAAVSNLSSTAIWTMMVPYVREVLHRDAAAVGTLSTASALGYLTGLGVISILGEIKQRRAVMLGSLGLSGIVTMLWGFIPSYAFALFAVFAAGLMGPFFSSLSSSLHGRLVPGQLQGRVNSVRFLIGGSLSPIGALAAGAVAELYGVPVLLLAAGLLPALYAGVALRLPGLKALDGDLSVLEQRDRQRREAALTGKISM